The following coding sequences are from one Granulicella arctica window:
- a CDS encoding class I SAM-dependent methyltransferase, whose translation MRSLFGNHDKAGGPGGSGERIPRHSSGWAQLLKHLRTQESLRILDIGPTSSININYITSLGHSIYMADLAEEASRPEWMVAGEDGEPPHYDVAKFIATNLSFSGRVFDVVILWDAMDYLPEPLHVPVMARLHEVTQPGGQMLAFFHSKNIGPEAAFRRYHLTDSEIVEMQLSGSQPLLHTFNNRQIEKLLEHFSGTRFFLAKDTLREVVASR comes from the coding sequence ATGCGCAGTCTCTTCGGCAACCATGACAAGGCTGGCGGGCCCGGCGGTAGCGGAGAACGAATCCCGCGCCACTCCAGTGGATGGGCGCAGCTGCTCAAGCATCTGCGCACGCAGGAGTCCCTGCGCATCCTCGATATCGGGCCCACATCCTCCATCAACATCAACTACATCACCAGTCTCGGCCATAGCATCTACATGGCCGATCTGGCAGAGGAAGCAAGCCGTCCCGAGTGGATGGTTGCAGGCGAAGACGGAGAACCTCCGCACTACGACGTGGCAAAGTTTATCGCCACCAACCTGAGCTTCTCCGGCCGCGTCTTTGACGTCGTGATCCTGTGGGATGCAATGGACTATCTGCCGGAGCCGCTGCACGTTCCCGTCATGGCTCGCCTCCACGAGGTCACGCAGCCCGGCGGACAGATGCTCGCGTTCTTTCATTCGAAGAACATCGGACCGGAGGCAGCGTTTCGCCGCTATCATCTGACAGATTCGGAGATCGTGGAGATGCAGCTCTCCGGAAGCCAGCCGCTGCTTCACACCTTCAATAACCGCCAGATCGAGAAGCTGCTGGAGCACTTCAGCGGCACCCGTTTCTTTCTCGCGAAAGACACCCTTCGCGAGGTTGTAGCTTCGCGTTAG
- a CDS encoding bactofilin family protein: protein MKPAEGSTVIGKSVTIRGELTGSEDLFMDGQIEGTITLTTSRLTIGPNARVNADINVHDVIIFGRVDGNIKATGSIDLRQTAVVTGDVLANRLAIEESAVIKGRVELNPTGASAPQSS from the coding sequence ATGAAACCAGCAGAGGGTTCTACCGTCATTGGAAAGTCCGTCACCATCCGGGGAGAGCTGACCGGCAGCGAGGATCTCTTCATGGACGGCCAGATCGAAGGTACGATCACGCTCACCACCAGCCGCTTGACCATCGGTCCCAATGCACGTGTCAACGCCGACATCAATGTGCACGACGTCATCATCTTCGGTCGTGTCGATGGCAACATCAAGGCAACCGGCAGCATCGATCTGCGTCAGACCGCAGTGGTTACCGGCGATGTCCTGGCCAACCGTCTTGCCATCGAGGAGAGCGCGGTCATCAAGGGCCGTGTCGAACTGAACCCGACGGGCGCATCCGCTCCCCAGTCATCGTAG
- the menC gene encoding o-succinylbenzoate synthase — MKIDAIHLREINMPLAYPFETSFGLTTGRRILLVELESEGLTAWGECVAGEHPYFSDEMIDTAWIITETELAPRLLDAEIEGGGSCPRIFKQVRGHRMAKAALENAVWDLEAQREAVPLAQLLGGTREKIACGVSIGIQPSLEQLLDTIAAELAAGYQRIKLKCKPGWDTTIFEAVRKRWPEILLSCDANSAYRMRDFDAIASWDQFKLLMIEQPLWYDDFYFHSMLQKRLDTAICLDESIRNRRDALAAIEMESCRIINIKNGRVGGFSEAIAVHNAAAERGIPVWCGGMLETGIGRAHNVALSSLPNFTLPGDVSASSRYWAEDIIEPAVIVSTKGEIVVPTTPGSGYPVQRDRIEALTVRRQTLRPKALVTA; from the coding sequence ATTAAGATCGATGCCATCCACCTCCGCGAGATCAACATGCCGCTCGCATATCCGTTTGAGACCAGCTTCGGCCTCACCACTGGCCGCCGTATCCTGCTCGTCGAGCTCGAATCCGAGGGCCTCACCGCATGGGGCGAGTGCGTCGCCGGCGAGCACCCCTACTTCTCCGACGAGATGATCGATACCGCCTGGATCATCACCGAGACCGAGCTCGCGCCACGTCTGCTCGACGCCGAGATCGAAGGCGGCGGAAGCTGTCCACGCATCTTCAAGCAGGTGCGCGGCCACCGCATGGCCAAGGCCGCCCTCGAGAACGCCGTCTGGGACCTCGAAGCACAACGCGAAGCGGTACCTCTCGCACAGCTCCTTGGCGGTACACGCGAGAAGATCGCCTGCGGTGTCTCCATCGGCATCCAACCCTCGCTCGAGCAGCTTCTGGATACGATTGCTGCTGAACTCGCCGCGGGCTACCAGCGCATCAAACTGAAGTGCAAACCCGGCTGGGACACGACGATCTTCGAGGCCGTCCGCAAGCGCTGGCCGGAGATTCTGCTGAGCTGCGACGCCAACTCCGCCTACCGCATGCGCGACTTCGACGCCATCGCAAGCTGGGACCAGTTCAAGCTGCTCATGATCGAACAGCCGCTCTGGTACGACGATTTCTACTTCCACTCGATGTTGCAGAAGCGCCTCGACACGGCGATCTGCCTCGACGAGTCCATCCGCAATCGCCGCGATGCGCTCGCCGCCATCGAGATGGAATCCTGCCGGATCATCAACATCAAAAACGGACGCGTCGGCGGCTTCTCGGAGGCCATCGCGGTCCACAACGCCGCCGCCGAGCGCGGTATCCCCGTCTGGTGTGGTGGCATGCTCGAGACCGGCATCGGTCGTGCGCATAATGTAGCGCTCTCCTCGCTGCCCAACTTCACGCTTCCAGGAGACGTCTCCGCCTCCAGCCGCTACTGGGCCGAGGACATCATCGAGCCCGCTGTTATCGTCAGCACAAAAGGGGAGATCGTGGTTCCCACCACGCCGGGAAGCGGCTATCCGGTCCAGCGCGACCGCATCGAAGCGCTCACCGTACGCCGTCAGACCCTTCGGCCAAAGGCACTCGTAACCGCCTAA
- a CDS encoding GNAT family N-acetyltransferase, with amino-acid sequence MTHALRIESLDQLSQFDRCVDLQIKVWGYSDGDVIPRRVFLVAQRIGGQVLGALDGDTIVGFAMALPGYRNGHAYLHSHMLAVLPEYRNAGLGRRLKLAQRDDALARGFDLMEWTFDPLEIKNAHLNIHRLGAIVRRYHADFYGPSSSPLQGGLPTDRLYAEWWLRSPHVVAVLDGQEHPTETVTARIEVPAVVAQWKQDAAQRILASDLQTGNRIALQTAFAEGLAVVDYERDATGNGTFLLAPWTEHDAAATPERQEVAND; translated from the coding sequence ATGACTCACGCACTTCGCATTGAATCGCTCGATCAACTCTCGCAGTTTGATCGTTGCGTCGATCTTCAAATCAAGGTCTGGGGCTACAGCGACGGCGACGTCATTCCCCGGCGTGTCTTCCTCGTCGCGCAGCGCATCGGGGGTCAGGTGCTGGGTGCTCTCGACGGCGACACCATCGTCGGCTTCGCCATGGCGCTGCCGGGCTACCGTAACGGCCATGCTTATCTCCACTCGCACATGCTCGCGGTGCTGCCGGAGTACCGCAACGCGGGCCTCGGCCGCCGCCTCAAGCTCGCCCAGCGCGACGACGCCCTCGCCCGCGGCTTCGATCTGATGGAGTGGACCTTCGACCCGCTCGAGATCAAAAACGCCCACCTGAACATCCACCGCCTCGGAGCCATCGTCCGGCGCTACCATGCCGACTTCTACGGTCCCTCCTCGTCGCCCCTGCAAGGCGGCCTGCCGACCGACCGGCTCTACGCTGAGTGGTGGCTGCGCTCCCCGCACGTCGTCGCCGTTCTGGACGGGCAGGAGCACCCCACGGAGACCGTTACAGCCCGGATCGAGGTCCCGGCGGTGGTCGCCCAGTGGAAACAGGATGCGGCACAGCGTATTCTGGCCAGCGATCTACAAACTGGTAACCGCATCGCCCTCCAGACAGCCTTCGCCGAAGGGCTTGCCGTTGTAGACTACGAACGCGATGCAACCGGCAACGGCACGTTTCTCCTTGCTCCCTGGACTGAGCACGACGCAGCAGCCACTCCCGAACGACAGGAAGTCGCCAATGATTAA
- the mazG gene encoding nucleoside triphosphate pyrophosphohydrolase, with product MSVVARSAQNEPVVIDDPIAQAIGIMARLRGPDGCPWDREQTFDSIKRHTLEETYEVFDAIERRAWPDLKDELGDLLLQVLFYSQMASEAGYFTIQDVAANLNAKLIRRHPHIFGDTVATDADTVLRNWEEIKKAEKKEAADRPASLLGDIPRSMPAMLEAGKLGSRAAKVGFDWPDAEGLFAKLQEEIAELHAELTPGATTPSPAVEEELGDLLFTAVNLARHLRVDPESALRAANAKFRERFALMEQAVGSSEALEARTPVELEELWAVAKKIKKEHAGGPPKL from the coding sequence ATGTCTGTTGTTGCCCGATCGGCACAGAATGAACCTGTCGTGATCGACGACCCCATCGCCCAGGCTATAGGCATCATGGCCCGCCTGCGTGGTCCCGACGGCTGTCCGTGGGACCGGGAACAGACCTTCGACTCCATCAAGCGCCACACGCTCGAAGAGACCTATGAGGTCTTCGACGCCATCGAGCGCCGCGCCTGGCCCGATCTGAAGGACGAGCTGGGCGACCTGCTGCTTCAGGTGCTCTTCTACTCGCAGATGGCCTCCGAGGCAGGGTACTTCACCATCCAGGACGTCGCCGCCAATCTGAACGCGAAGCTCATCCGCCGCCATCCTCATATCTTCGGCGATACGGTCGCGACCGACGCCGATACCGTCCTCCGCAACTGGGAAGAGATCAAAAAAGCCGAAAAGAAGGAGGCCGCTGACCGCCCTGCGTCACTGCTCGGAGACATTCCCCGCAGCATGCCTGCTATGCTCGAGGCCGGCAAGCTCGGCTCCCGCGCCGCAAAGGTCGGCTTCGACTGGCCGGATGCCGAAGGCCTCTTCGCCAAGCTCCAGGAGGAGATCGCCGAGCTCCATGCCGAGCTGACTCCGGGCGCCACCACCCCCTCACCAGCCGTCGAGGAGGAGCTGGGCGACCTGCTCTTCACCGCCGTCAATCTCGCTCGCCATCTGCGCGTCGATCCTGAATCCGCGCTTCGTGCCGCCAATGCCAAATTTCGCGAGCGCTTCGCCCTCATGGAGCAGGCCGTCGGTAGCTCCGAGGCGCTCGAGGCACGCACGCCAGTGGAGCTCGAAGAGCTCTGGGCCGTGGCTAAAAAGATCAAAAAAGAGCATGCAGGTGGGCCCCCGAAGCTATGA
- a CDS encoding DUF3311 domain-containing protein, with translation MFRFPLLCFMLGSTMTSPDKIPHAPKKGISRWALLLILPYAGLCFPQIYARATPALWGFPFFYWYQFAWVILASLIMGVVYRKLEK, from the coding sequence TTGTTTCGATTTCCACTGCTGTGCTTTATGCTGGGCTCGACGATGACATCGCCCGACAAGATACCTCACGCACCGAAGAAAGGCATCAGCCGCTGGGCGCTGCTGCTGATCCTGCCCTATGCTGGCCTCTGCTTCCCGCAGATCTATGCGCGAGCGACGCCTGCATTGTGGGGCTTTCCGTTCTTCTACTGGTATCAGTTCGCTTGGGTGATCCTGGCCTCGCTCATCATGGGCGTGGTGTATCGCAAACTGGAAAAGTAA
- a CDS encoding OmpA family protein, with protein sequence MTLDIHTTRKAPDSRIFILQAAVLGTAALFVLTGCSSKNYVRSQTAPIIQQTNELDAKTAVDHRNIVDTDERAQKGIAGAMDAANTADQHAVAAGTSADGAQKNAQDAYNRVDSLTGVVANLDNYKPLSDVSVTFAFDKYALTKADREQLDSFASTLTTARGYILEVTGGTDSTGDAQYNYQLSQRRADAVVNYLSGKHNVPPHKFYLVGIGKDVQVASDRTAAGRAKNRRVEIKLMSNMSSSVASAPAPNGQE encoded by the coding sequence ATGACACTGGATATCCATACGACTCGCAAAGCCCCCGATTCTAGAATCTTCATCCTCCAGGCTGCCGTTCTAGGCACCGCTGCCTTATTTGTACTCACTGGCTGCTCCAGCAAGAACTATGTGCGTTCACAGACCGCCCCGATCATTCAGCAGACCAACGAGCTTGACGCGAAGACCGCCGTCGATCACCGCAACATCGTCGACACCGATGAGCGCGCCCAGAAGGGTATCGCCGGTGCGATGGATGCCGCGAACACGGCCGATCAGCACGCTGTAGCGGCGGGAACCTCCGCCGATGGCGCACAGAAGAACGCCCAGGACGCCTACAACCGCGTCGATAGCCTGACCGGTGTGGTTGCCAATCTGGACAACTACAAGCCGCTCTCCGACGTGAGCGTGACCTTCGCGTTCGACAAGTACGCACTGACCAAAGCCGACCGCGAGCAGCTCGACAGCTTCGCCTCGACACTGACTACCGCAAGAGGGTATATTCTGGAAGTCACGGGTGGAACCGATTCCACAGGTGACGCGCAGTACAACTATCAGCTCAGCCAACGCCGTGCCGATGCAGTCGTCAACTATCTGTCGGGAAAGCATAATGTCCCGCCGCACAAGTTCTACCTGGTCGGTATCGGGAAAGACGTACAGGTAGCCAGCGATCGCACCGCGGCAGGACGAGCAAAGAATCGTCGCGTTGAGATCAAGCTGATGTCCAACATGAGTTCGTCCGTTGCCTCTGCACCTGCACCTAACGGCCAGGAGTAA